In the genome of Cronobacter malonaticus LMG 23826, one region contains:
- a CDS encoding fumarylacetoacetate hydrolase family protein, which produces MKLASYLHQGRRSYGIVTGNGVVDLGARLGAHYADLKTLLARDALEQARSHAQAPADFAISDVTFLPVIEQPEKILCVGMNYAEKRKEFDQHNPAPTLFVRFPDSQTGHNAPVLKPRHSSEFDYEGELAVIIGRGGENITRAAALSHVAGYSCYMDGSARDWQHTWFTAGKNWRQTGAFGPWMTTADEIPDPHQLAIRTWLNGRMVQDDNTRSMVHGVAELIEYISTFTRLSPGDVIITGSPGGVGKKRTPPLFMKPGDKIEVEIERIGHLCNVIAEAPVAQPAPAH; this is translated from the coding sequence ATGAAACTTGCGAGTTATCTCCATCAGGGCCGCCGCAGTTACGGCATTGTCACGGGTAACGGCGTGGTGGATCTCGGCGCCCGTCTCGGGGCGCACTACGCGGATCTCAAAACGCTGCTGGCGCGGGATGCGCTGGAACAGGCGCGCAGCCATGCGCAGGCGCCCGCCGATTTCGCAATTAGCGATGTGACATTTTTGCCGGTTATCGAACAGCCGGAGAAGATCCTCTGCGTGGGCATGAATTACGCCGAGAAACGTAAAGAGTTCGACCAGCACAACCCGGCACCGACGCTGTTTGTCCGCTTCCCGGATTCGCAGACCGGCCATAACGCGCCGGTGCTCAAACCGCGCCACTCCAGCGAGTTTGATTACGAAGGGGAGCTTGCGGTGATCATCGGGCGCGGCGGTGAGAACATCACCCGCGCGGCGGCGCTCTCGCACGTGGCGGGCTACAGCTGCTACATGGACGGTTCGGCGCGCGACTGGCAACACACCTGGTTTACGGCGGGCAAAAACTGGCGGCAGACCGGCGCGTTCGGCCCGTGGATGACTACCGCCGATGAGATCCCCGATCCGCACCAGCTTGCCATCCGCACCTGGCTTAATGGCCGCATGGTGCAGGACGACAACACCCGCAGCATGGTCCACGGCGTGGCGGAGCTTATCGAGTACATCAGCACCTTCACTCGCTTAAGCCCCGGCGATGTGATCATCACCGGATCGCCGGGTGGCGTTGGCAAAAAACGCACGCCTCCGCTGTTTATGAAGCCGGGCGACAAAATCGAGGTGGAGATCGAGCGGATCGGCCATCTGTGCAATGTGATCGCCGAAGCGCCCGTCGCGCAACCGGCACCCGCCCACTAA
- the citC gene encoding [citrate (pro-3S)-lyase] ligase — MSNLELITVALARQPQEKARVAAFLASHQLGMDEDVTHVVIAVAQGEIAGCAGLAGNVIKGVAVDERWRGENLSARLLVEVENLAMSLGHFHLFLCTRPYNLERFRRCGFWPLAQCDDIAALLENTPSGIRRYCQQLGRLKQPGARIGAVVMNANPFTLGHRFLAEQAASASDWLHLFVVREEASFFPYRERLAMVRAGVADLPNVTVHEGSAYLISRATFPGYFLKERGLVEQAWSGLDLQIFRRYIAPTLGVTRRFVGSEPFCPVTRAYNQAMHAWLERAPLNTPPVSVIEIPRLSHAAGEAISASEVRRLLRAQRFSSIRERVPESTYALLTQRYRAEVA, encoded by the coding sequence ATGAGCAATCTGGAACTCATCACCGTGGCGCTTGCTCGCCAGCCGCAGGAGAAAGCCCGCGTCGCGGCGTTTCTCGCCAGCCATCAGTTAGGCATGGATGAAGACGTCACGCATGTCGTCATCGCCGTCGCGCAGGGCGAGATAGCAGGCTGCGCCGGGCTTGCGGGCAACGTGATTAAAGGCGTGGCGGTGGATGAGCGCTGGCGGGGCGAAAACCTCAGCGCGCGCCTGCTGGTGGAGGTGGAAAACCTGGCGATGAGCCTCGGCCATTTTCACCTGTTCCTCTGCACGCGTCCGTATAACCTGGAGCGCTTTCGGCGCTGCGGCTTCTGGCCGCTCGCGCAGTGCGACGACATCGCGGCGCTTCTTGAAAACACACCCTCCGGCATCCGCCGTTACTGCCAGCAGCTTGGCAGGCTGAAACAGCCCGGCGCGCGTATCGGCGCGGTGGTGATGAACGCCAATCCGTTTACGCTCGGCCACCGATTCCTGGCCGAACAGGCGGCGAGTGCGAGTGACTGGCTGCATCTTTTTGTGGTGCGCGAAGAGGCGTCGTTTTTCCCTTACCGCGAACGGCTTGCAATGGTGCGGGCGGGCGTCGCGGATCTGCCGAACGTCACGGTGCACGAAGGCTCGGCGTATCTCATTTCGCGCGCCACCTTTCCGGGCTATTTCCTCAAGGAGCGCGGGCTGGTGGAACAGGCCTGGAGCGGGCTGGATTTGCAGATTTTCCGCCGCTATATCGCGCCGACGCTTGGGGTAACCCGGCGCTTTGTCGGCAGCGAGCCGTTCTGCCCGGTGACGCGCGCCTACAACCAGGCGATGCACGCGTGGCTTGAGCGCGCGCCACTTAACACGCCGCCGGTCAGCGTTATCGAAATTCCACGTCTCAGCCACGCCGCGGGCGAGGCGATTTCCGCGTCCGAAGTGCGCCGCCTGCTGCGCGCGCAGCGTTTTTCTTCGATTCGCGAACGGGTGCCCGAGAGCACTTACGCCCTTCTCACGCAACGCTATCGCGCTGAAGTGGCCTGA
- the citD gene encoding citrate lyase acyl carrier protein gives MKIVKEALAGTAESSDLMVKIAPAAGELEIEIYSDVIKQFGDQIRRVVKETLAAMEVYEGLVIIEDKGALDRVIRARLQSAVLRACEAQPLRWEALR, from the coding sequence ATGAAGATAGTCAAGGAGGCGCTGGCGGGGACCGCCGAGTCCAGCGACCTGATGGTGAAAATCGCCCCGGCGGCGGGCGAGCTGGAGATAGAAATCTACAGCGATGTGATAAAGCAGTTCGGCGACCAGATCCGCCGCGTGGTGAAAGAGACGCTTGCGGCGATGGAAGTGTACGAAGGGCTGGTGATTATCGAGGACAAAGGCGCGCTGGATCGTGTTATCCGCGCCCGGCTGCAAAGCGCCGTACTGCGCGCCTGCGAGGCGCAGCCGCTGCGCTGGGAGGCGCTCAGATGA
- a CDS encoding aldolase/citrate lyase family protein, which yields MSKLRRSMLFLPGANAAMLSTAFIYRPDAIMFDLEDAVALREKDTARLLVFHALQHPMYRDIETVVRINPLSTPFGLPDLEAAVRAGVDVIRLPKTDSPEDIDELEGHLARIERECGREPGSTRIMAAIESAVGVINAVAIARSSPRLIGIALAAFDYVMDMQTERGDGTELFYARCAVLHAARAAGIDAFDVVWSDVNDEAGFLKEVDLIRKMGFNGKSLINPRQIDLLHNAYAPTQEEVDYARRVIAAAEEGERNGLGVVILSALEIDVGFNVNVITGSDGVMRGASGGHCDVAAAANLTIVVAPLLRSRIPTVVKRVTTRLTPGESIDVLVTDHGIAVNPARPEVRERLIAAGLNVVDIHALCERAVAIAGEPKPIEFTDRIVGVVRYRDGSVIDVVRQVKE from the coding sequence ATGAGCAAACTTCGCCGCAGTATGCTGTTTTTACCCGGCGCGAATGCCGCCATGCTCTCCACCGCGTTTATCTACCGGCCTGACGCCATCATGTTCGATCTCGAAGACGCCGTGGCGCTGCGCGAGAAAGACACCGCGCGCCTGCTGGTCTTCCACGCCCTGCAACACCCGATGTACCGGGATATCGAAACCGTGGTGCGCATCAACCCGCTCAGCACGCCGTTCGGCTTGCCCGATCTCGAAGCCGCGGTGCGCGCAGGCGTCGACGTGATCCGCCTGCCGAAAACCGACTCGCCGGAAGATATTGATGAGCTGGAAGGCCATCTGGCGCGCATTGAGCGCGAGTGCGGCCGCGAGCCCGGCTCGACGCGCATCATGGCGGCGATTGAATCGGCGGTGGGCGTTATCAACGCCGTGGCGATCGCCCGCAGTTCGCCGCGGCTTATCGGCATTGCGCTCGCGGCGTTCGATTACGTGATGGATATGCAGACCGAGCGCGGCGACGGCACCGAACTCTTCTACGCCCGCTGCGCGGTGCTGCACGCGGCGCGCGCCGCCGGCATCGACGCATTCGACGTGGTGTGGTCTGACGTCAACGACGAAGCGGGCTTTTTAAAAGAGGTCGACCTGATTCGCAAGATGGGCTTTAACGGCAAATCGCTGATTAATCCGCGCCAGATAGACCTGCTGCACAACGCCTACGCGCCGACGCAGGAGGAAGTGGATTATGCCCGCCGCGTGATTGCCGCCGCCGAAGAGGGCGAGCGCAACGGGCTCGGCGTGGTGATCCTGAGCGCGCTGGAAATCGACGTCGGGTTTAACGTTAACGTGATAACCGGCTCCGATGGCGTGATGCGCGGCGCGTCCGGCGGGCATTGCGATGTGGCCGCGGCGGCGAATCTCACCATCGTGGTGGCGCCGCTGTTGCGCAGCCGTATTCCGACAGTCGTTAAACGCGTCACCACCCGCCTGACGCCGGGCGAGAGCATCGACGTGCTCGTTACCGACCACGGCATTGCGGTTAACCCGGCGCGGCCCGAGGTGCGCGAGCGGCTGATCGCGGCGGGGCTGAATGTCGTCGATATTCACGCGCTGTGCGAACGCGCCGTGGCGATCGCCGGCGAGCCGAAACCGATTGAATTCACCGACCGCATTGTCGGCGTGGTGCGCTATCGCGACGGCAGCGTCATCGACGTGGTGCGTCAGGTCAAGGAGTAA
- the citX gene encoding citrate lyase holo-[acyl-carrier protein] synthase encodes MEIDTPVNPGVTLDELLAAKEARARRQQAWLTRYGQPVISLSLVTPGPVKDSVRYRNAFAVAVQACDQLLWQHRWPWLAREVFHAHTGPTALWSVAHPASEIKALCVALEQTHPLGRLWDFDIHCPQAGQVGRASLDRPGRRCLLCDEPAHACARSRRHPLEEVVGRVEKMIDDWFARD; translated from the coding sequence ATGGAAATTGATACACCCGTGAATCCGGGCGTCACGCTTGATGAGCTGCTGGCGGCGAAAGAGGCGCGCGCCCGCCGCCAGCAGGCGTGGCTTACCCGCTACGGCCAGCCGGTGATTTCGCTCTCGCTGGTGACGCCCGGCCCGGTGAAAGACAGCGTGCGTTACCGCAACGCGTTCGCGGTGGCGGTGCAGGCCTGCGATCAGCTGCTGTGGCAGCACCGCTGGCCGTGGCTGGCGCGCGAGGTGTTTCACGCGCATACCGGCCCGACAGCGCTCTGGAGCGTGGCGCACCCGGCGAGCGAAATCAAAGCGCTGTGCGTGGCGCTTGAGCAGACGCACCCGCTCGGCAGGCTGTGGGATTTCGACATTCACTGCCCGCAGGCGGGCCAGGTGGGGCGCGCGTCGCTCGACCGTCCGGGGCGGCGCTGTCTGCTGTGCGATGAACCGGCGCACGCCTGCGCGCGTTCACGCCGTCATCCGCTGGAAGAGGTGGTCGGACGCGTGGAGAAGATGATCGATGACTGGTTTGCCCGCGACTGA
- the mltC gene encoding membrane-bound lytic murein transglycosylase MltC has product MKKIFALALIAPLLISCSSKKNAENAYNEAWIKDTNGFDILMGQFAHNIENIWGFNEVLIAGPKDYVKYTDQYQTRSHINFDDGTITVETIAGTEPAARLRQAIITTLLMGDDPGSIDLYSDVNDIQISRQPFLYGQVVDNTGQPIRWEGRASKFADYLLQTRLKSRSNGLRIIYSVTINLVPNHLDKRAHKYIGMVRQASRKYGVDESLILAIMQTESSFNPYAVSHADALGLMQVVQHSAGKDVFRSQGKWGTPSRSYLFDPQSNIDTGTAYLAMLDNVYLGGIANPTSRRYAVITAYNGGAGSVLRVFSNDKDQAVNIINQLSPDDVYETLTNRHPSAESRRYLYKVNTAQKMYRRK; this is encoded by the coding sequence ATGAAAAAAATATTTGCGCTCGCTTTGATTGCGCCGTTGCTCATCTCCTGCTCCAGCAAAAAAAACGCCGAAAACGCCTATAACGAGGCCTGGATTAAGGACACCAACGGGTTTGACATTCTGATGGGCCAGTTTGCCCATAACATTGAAAACATCTGGGGATTTAACGAAGTTTTAATCGCGGGTCCGAAGGACTACGTGAAGTATACCGATCAGTACCAGACGCGCAGCCACATTAACTTTGACGACGGTACTATTACGGTTGAGACAATAGCCGGTACCGAGCCTGCGGCGCGTCTGCGCCAGGCGATTATCACCACGCTGCTTATGGGCGACGATCCGGGCTCTATCGATCTTTACTCCGACGTTAACGACATTCAGATCTCCCGCCAGCCGTTCCTTTACGGCCAGGTGGTGGACAACACCGGGCAGCCGATCCGCTGGGAAGGCCGCGCGTCGAAATTCGCCGACTACCTGCTGCAAACGCGCCTGAAAAGCCGCAGCAACGGCCTGCGGATTATCTACAGCGTGACCATTAACCTAGTGCCGAACCACCTCGACAAGCGTGCCCATAAGTACATTGGCATGGTGCGTCAGGCGTCGCGCAAATATGGCGTGGATGAATCGCTGATCCTCGCGATTATGCAGACCGAATCGTCGTTTAACCCGTATGCGGTTAGCCATGCCGACGCACTCGGGCTGATGCAGGTGGTGCAGCACAGCGCCGGTAAGGACGTTTTCCGCTCGCAGGGCAAATGGGGCACGCCGAGCCGCAGCTATCTGTTCGATCCGCAAAGCAACATTGATACCGGCACCGCGTATCTGGCGATGCTCGACAATGTCTATCTTGGCGGCATCGCCAACCCGACCTCGCGTCGTTACGCCGTGATCACCGCCTATAACGGCGGCGCGGGCAGCGTGCTGCGCGTGTTCTCGAACGATAAAGACCAGGCGGTGAATATCATCAACCAGCTGTCGCCGGATGATGTGTACGAGACGCTGACCAACCGCCACCCGTCGGCGGAATCGCGACGTTATCTTTACAAGGTCAATACCGCGCAGAAGATGTATCGCCGTAAATAA
- a CDS encoding oxidative damage protection protein produces MSRTIFCTFLQRDAEGQDFQLYPGELGKRIYNEISKEAWAQWQKKQTMLINEKKLNMMNPEHRKLLEEEMVNFLFEGKEVHIEGYTPPEQQ; encoded by the coding sequence ATGAGCAGAACCATTTTTTGTACTTTTCTTCAGCGTGACGCCGAAGGCCAGGATTTCCAGCTCTATCCGGGAGAACTGGGTAAGCGTATCTATAACGAAATCTCGAAAGAAGCCTGGGCGCAGTGGCAGAAGAAGCAGACCATGCTTATCAACGAGAAAAAGCTCAACATGATGAACCCGGAGCATCGTAAGCTGCTGGAAGAGGAGATGGTGAATTTCCTGTTTGAAGGCAAAGAGGTGCACATCGAAGGCTACACGCCGCCGGAACAACAGTAA
- the mutY gene encoding A/G-specific adenine glycosylase, which yields MMQAQQFSRQVLDWYDKYGRKTLPWQQEKTPYKVWLSEVMLQQTQVTTVIPYFERFMARFPDVTALANAPLDDVLHLWTGLGYYARARNLHKAAQQVATLHGGKFPETFEEVAALPGVGRSTAGAVLSLSLGKHFPILDGNVKRVLARCYAVEGWPGKKEVENRLWQISETVTPAEGVARFNQAMMDLGAMVCTRSKPKCEICPLNNGCEAFAHQSYAKYPGKKPKQTLPEKTGYFLLLQHEGSLFLQQRPPVGLWGGLYCFPQFESETALREWLSARGINDDGLTQLTAFRHTFSHFHLDIVPMWLGVQQTAACMDEASGLWYNLAQPPAVGLAAPVERLLQQVRAEPVASRPARAIHED from the coding sequence ATGATGCAGGCACAGCAGTTCTCCCGCCAGGTGCTCGACTGGTACGACAAATATGGTCGCAAAACCCTTCCCTGGCAGCAGGAAAAAACCCCTTACAAAGTATGGCTCTCGGAAGTCATGCTGCAACAAACGCAGGTGACGACCGTAATCCCCTATTTTGAGCGGTTTATGGCGCGCTTTCCTGACGTGACGGCGCTGGCAAATGCACCGCTCGATGATGTGCTGCATCTGTGGACCGGTCTTGGCTACTACGCCCGCGCCCGCAATTTACATAAGGCGGCGCAGCAGGTGGCAACGCTGCACGGCGGAAAATTCCCCGAAACGTTCGAAGAAGTGGCCGCGCTGCCGGGCGTCGGGCGCTCCACCGCAGGCGCGGTGCTGTCGCTATCGCTTGGCAAACATTTCCCTATCCTCGACGGCAACGTGAAACGCGTGCTGGCGCGCTGTTACGCCGTCGAAGGCTGGCCGGGGAAAAAAGAAGTGGAAAACCGCCTGTGGCAGATAAGCGAGACGGTAACGCCCGCCGAGGGCGTGGCGCGCTTTAACCAGGCGATGATGGATCTCGGCGCGATGGTCTGCACCCGCTCGAAACCCAAATGCGAGATCTGCCCGCTCAATAATGGCTGCGAGGCGTTCGCCCACCAGAGCTATGCGAAATACCCCGGCAAAAAGCCCAAACAGACGCTGCCGGAGAAAACCGGCTATTTTCTGCTGCTTCAGCATGAAGGTTCGCTCTTTTTGCAGCAGCGCCCGCCGGTGGGTTTATGGGGCGGGCTGTACTGTTTCCCGCAGTTTGAGAGCGAAACGGCGCTACGCGAGTGGCTTTCGGCGCGCGGCATTAACGATGACGGCCTGACGCAGCTCACCGCCTTTCGCCACACCTTCAGCCATTTCCATCTGGATATCGTGCCGATGTGGCTTGGCGTGCAGCAGACCGCCGCCTGCATGGATGAAGCGTCGGGTCTCTGGTATAACTTAGCGCAGCCGCCAGCGGTGGGCCTCGCCGCCCCCGTAGAGCGCCTGTTACAGCAAGTGCGCGCAGAGCCGGTGGCGTCCCGCCCCGCTCGCGCCATTCATGAGGATTGA
- the trmB gene encoding tRNA (guanosine(46)-N7)-methyltransferase TrmB, translated as MNNDVISPEFDENGRPLRRIRSFVRRQGRLTKGQQHALDHYWPVMGVEYRAEPLDLVALFGRDAPVTLEIGFGMGSSLVEMAKTNPQQNFLGIEVHSPGVGACLSAAHEEGVENLRVMCHDAVEVLEKMIPDGSLHMVQLFFPDPWHKARHNKRRIVQVPFAQLVLRKLQPGGVFHMATDWEPYAEHMLEVMSSVEGYENLSPTQDYVPRPASRPVTKFEQRGHRLGHGVWDLMFGRVK; from the coding sequence ATGAATAACGACGTCATTTCACCGGAATTTGATGAAAACGGTCGCCCGCTGCGCCGTATTCGCAGCTTCGTCCGCCGCCAGGGGCGCCTGACCAAAGGGCAGCAGCACGCGCTGGACCACTACTGGCCGGTGATGGGCGTTGAATATCGCGCAGAGCCGCTCGATCTCGTCGCGCTGTTTGGCCGCGACGCGCCGGTGACGCTGGAAATTGGCTTCGGCATGGGCTCGTCGCTGGTGGAGATGGCGAAAACCAATCCGCAGCAGAATTTTTTAGGCATTGAAGTGCATTCGCCGGGCGTGGGCGCGTGCCTGAGCGCCGCCCATGAAGAGGGCGTCGAAAACCTGCGCGTGATGTGTCATGACGCGGTGGAAGTGCTGGAGAAAATGATCCCGGACGGCTCGCTGCATATGGTGCAGCTTTTCTTCCCGGACCCGTGGCATAAAGCGCGCCATAACAAGCGCCGCATCGTGCAGGTGCCGTTCGCGCAGCTGGTGCTTCGCAAATTACAGCCAGGCGGCGTCTTCCATATGGCGACCGACTGGGAACCTTATGCCGAACATATGCTCGAAGTAATGTCTTCGGTGGAAGGATATGAGAACCTGTCCCCGACGCAGGATTATGTACCGCGCCCGGCCTCGCGCCCGGTGACCAAATTTGAACAGCGTGGCCATCGTCTTGGTCACGGCGTATGGGACTTAATGTTCGGGAGAGTAAAATAA
- a CDS encoding YggL family protein produces MAKNRSRRLRKKMHIDEFQELGFTVTWRFPQGATDEQINTTVDELISEAIEPNGLAFGGSGNQAWEGLVFRQQIGKCTDEDREVVRKWLEARGMSDVQVSELVDIWWD; encoded by the coding sequence ATGGCGAAGAACCGTAGCCGTCGTCTGCGTAAAAAGATGCACATCGACGAATTTCAGGAACTGGGCTTTACGGTAACCTGGCGTTTCCCGCAGGGTGCCACGGATGAGCAGATCAACACCACGGTGGACGAGCTTATCAGCGAGGCTATCGAGCCAAACGGCCTTGCCTTTGGTGGCAGCGGCAACCAGGCCTGGGAAGGGCTGGTGTTCCGCCAGCAGATCGGCAAATGCACCGATGAAGATCGCGAAGTGGTGCGCAAATGGCTGGAAGCGCGCGGCATGTCTGATGTCCAGGTCAGCGAACTGGTCGACATCTGGTGGGATTAA
- a CDS encoding DUF2884 domain-containing protein — protein sequence MMRKALLGVLLVTAMQAQAEYKCSVTPRDDVVLKPQHVQVVGENGDLVIGPDGAVQFNGKPMTLSAAQRQQALDYQKALRATLPWVDQGALSRVEKGRVALDKIIAKEVGENSSMRGRLTKLDAQLKTQMNRIIEHRDDGLTFHYKAIDQVRADGQQLVNQAMGGILQDSINEMGAKAVLKGGGNPLEGVLGSLGGLQTAIQNEWKNQEADFQQFGREVCTRTIQLEEQRQALVGSFK from the coding sequence ATGATGCGTAAAGCGCTGCTGGGCGTGTTGCTGGTGACAGCGATGCAGGCCCAGGCGGAATACAAATGCAGCGTCACGCCGCGCGACGACGTGGTGCTCAAGCCCCAGCATGTGCAGGTGGTGGGCGAAAACGGCGATCTGGTGATTGGCCCTGACGGCGCGGTGCAGTTTAACGGCAAGCCGATGACGCTTTCCGCCGCCCAGCGCCAGCAGGCGCTCGACTACCAAAAAGCGCTGCGCGCCACGCTGCCGTGGGTCGATCAGGGCGCGCTGTCTCGCGTGGAGAAAGGCCGCGTCGCGCTGGATAAAATCATCGCCAAAGAGGTGGGTGAAAACAGCAGCATGCGCGGGCGTCTCACGAAACTCGACGCACAGCTGAAAACCCAGATGAACCGAATCATTGAGCATCGCGACGACGGGCTGACGTTCCACTATAAAGCCATCGATCAGGTGCGCGCCGACGGCCAGCAGCTGGTGAATCAGGCGATGGGCGGCATTCTGCAGGACAGCATTAACGAAATGGGTGCCAAAGCGGTGCTGAAAGGCGGTGGCAACCCGCTGGAAGGCGTGCTGGGGAGCCTGGGCGGCCTGCAAACGGCTATTCAGAACGAATGGAAAAACCAGGAAGCGGATTTTCAGCAGTTCGGCCGCGAGGTTTGCACCCGCACCATCCAGCTTGAAGAGCAGCGCCAGGCGCTGGTCGGCAGCTTTAAATAA
- a CDS encoding DUF4160 domain-containing protein, giving the protein MPVILRIKDYRFFFYSNEGNPREPAHIHVRRGGAEAKFWLSPFTSLARNHGFTPREVAELLLLVTQHQQQLTGAWYDYFS; this is encoded by the coding sequence ATGCCAGTGATACTTCGCATAAAGGATTATCGATTCTTTTTTTACTCGAATGAAGGCAATCCTCGCGAGCCTGCGCATATTCATGTGCGTCGTGGCGGAGCGGAGGCTAAATTCTGGCTAAGCCCCTTCACGTCCCTGGCACGAAATCATGGATTCACTCCGCGTGAAGTGGCAGAGTTATTACTTCTTGTCACCCAACATCAGCAACAGCTTACCGGAGCCTGGTATGACTATTTCAGCTAA
- a CDS encoding DUF2442 domain-containing protein, with product MTISAKRVSFDEQTLWVELSDARIIGAPLSWFPRLLNASDEERAKWEISPYGIHWETLDEDISVEGLLAGRGDITRQPPRVG from the coding sequence ATGACTATTTCAGCTAAACGCGTGAGCTTTGACGAGCAAACCTTGTGGGTTGAACTCTCCGACGCGCGGATCATTGGCGCGCCGCTCTCCTGGTTTCCGCGGCTGCTCAATGCCAGCGATGAAGAACGCGCGAAATGGGAAATCAGCCCATACGGTATTCACTGGGAAACGCTGGATGAAGATATCTCCGTCGAAGGCTTACTGGCTGGAAGAGGGGATATCACTCGCCAGCCGCCGCGGGTAGGCTAA
- the yjiA gene encoding GTPase: protein MQPVAVTLLTGFLGAGKTTLLRHILEANHGYKIAVIENEFGETPIDSEILGSRATQMKTLSNGCICCTRSEELESALLDLLELLDGGVTTFDRVIIECTGMADPGPIIQTFFSHETLCERYLLDGVITLVDAVHAGQQMDRYALAQSQIGYADRILLTKTDVAGEDEALLARLRRINARAPVHKVVQGEVDLGLIFDTQGFMLEERIVQPAPRFHFAAPAQPDIASIVVNFDYPVALDAISRVMEGLLLQFADNLMRYKGMLFIQDEPRRLLFQGVQRLYSADWDREWASDETPQSTLVFIGAHLPEEEIRAAFAALAPKS, encoded by the coding sequence ATGCAACCCGTTGCGGTCACGCTCTTAACCGGCTTTCTTGGCGCCGGAAAAACCACGCTGCTGCGTCACATCCTCGAAGCCAACCACGGCTATAAAATCGCGGTTATTGAAAACGAATTCGGCGAAACGCCCATCGACAGCGAAATCCTCGGCAGCCGCGCCACGCAAATGAAAACACTCAGCAACGGCTGCATCTGCTGTACCCGCTCGGAAGAACTGGAATCGGCGCTGCTCGATTTGCTGGAACTGCTTGACGGCGGCGTCACGACATTCGATCGGGTGATTATCGAATGCACCGGCATGGCAGATCCCGGCCCCATTATCCAGACGTTCTTCTCCCACGAGACGCTGTGCGAGCGCTATCTGCTGGATGGCGTGATTACGCTGGTAGACGCCGTACACGCCGGTCAGCAGATGGACCGCTACGCGCTGGCGCAGTCGCAAATCGGCTACGCGGATCGTATTCTGCTGACTAAAACCGATGTGGCGGGCGAAGACGAAGCGCTGCTGGCCCGTCTGCGCCGCATTAACGCCCGCGCGCCGGTGCATAAAGTAGTGCAGGGCGAGGTGGATCTGGGCCTGATTTTCGACACCCAGGGCTTTATGCTCGAAGAGCGCATCGTACAGCCCGCGCCGCGCTTTCACTTTGCCGCCCCCGCGCAGCCCGATATCGCCTCTATTGTGGTGAATTTTGATTATCCGGTAGCGCTGGATGCGATATCCCGCGTGATGGAAGGACTGCTGCTACAGTTCGCCGATAACCTTATGCGTTACAAGGGGATGCTGTTTATTCAGGACGAGCCGCGCCGTTTGTTGTTCCAGGGCGTCCAGCGGCTTTACAGCGCCGACTGGGACCGCGAATGGGCGAGCGATGAAACGCCGCAAAGCACGCTGGTGTTTATCGGCGCGCATCTGCCGGAAGAGGAGATCCGCGCCGCTTTTGCGGCGCTTGCGCCGAAGAGTTGA
- a CDS encoding YbdD/YjiX family protein has protein sequence MFGNLGQAKKYLGQAAKMLIGIPDYDNYVEHMKTNHPDKPYMTYDEFFRERQQARYGGSGEGGMRCC, from the coding sequence ATGTTTGGTAACTTAGGACAAGCGAAAAAATACCTGGGTCAGGCGGCGAAAATGCTGATAGGTATTCCGGACTATGACAACTACGTTGAGCATATGAAGACTAATCACCCGGATAAACCGTATATGACCTACGACGAATTCTTCCGCGAGCGCCAGCAGGCGCGCTATGGCGGAAGCGGCGAAGGCGGCATGCGCTGCTGCTGA